In a genomic window of Microcoleus sp. AS-A8:
- a CDS encoding glycosyltransferase family 4 protein, protein MKILFLDQSGKPGGAELCLIDIAKPYRDTCLVGLFADGSFRELLEQQQIPVEVLTTESIQVRKESSLMQGLSSISSLLPLIAKVAQKARDYDLIYANTQKALVVGALASFFSRRPLVYHLHDILSLDHFSQTNRAIAVTLANTQASLVIANSQASQAAFVEAGGRSPLTAVVYNGFNPEFYRADESQRRTLRQELGLDGQFIVGHFSRLSPWKGQHLLIEALTHCPEDITAIFVGEALFGEQDYAQSLHQQVAELGLKKRIRFLGFRSDIVQLMSACDLVAHTSIAPEPFGRVVVEAMLCGCPVVAAKAGGVVELVEHGHTGWLVPPGDSTLLADVITNCRQQPEATAIVAHQARGTASERFHLNAINQQILQLLQPLLL, encoded by the coding sequence GCAAACCAGGCGGTGCAGAACTATGCCTGATAGACATTGCCAAGCCTTACCGAGACACCTGTCTCGTCGGCTTATTTGCAGATGGCTCGTTTAGAGAACTCCTAGAACAGCAGCAAATTCCAGTTGAGGTTCTCACCACTGAGTCCATCCAAGTTCGCAAAGAAAGCAGCTTGATGCAGGGTTTAAGCAGTATTAGTTCCCTACTGCCTTTAATCGCTAAGGTTGCTCAAAAAGCTCGTGACTACGATCTGATCTACGCCAATACCCAAAAAGCGTTGGTTGTCGGTGCCCTAGCTAGCTTTTTTAGCCGTCGTCCGCTGGTCTATCACCTGCATGATATTTTATCGTTAGACCACTTTAGCCAAACCAATCGTGCGATCGCAGTGACGTTGGCTAACACCCAAGCGTCCTTAGTCATTGCCAATTCTCAAGCCAGTCAAGCCGCGTTTGTGGAAGCTGGGGGGCGATCGCCTCTCACAGCCGTGGTCTACAATGGCTTCAATCCGGAGTTCTATCGAGCGGATGAATCTCAGCGCAGAACCCTAAGACAGGAACTGGGACTCGATGGACAATTTATTGTAGGTCACTTTAGCCGTTTGTCGCCGTGGAAGGGACAGCATCTCTTAATCGAAGCCTTGACTCACTGCCCTGAAGACATAACAGCTATCTTTGTCGGAGAAGCACTATTTGGTGAGCAGGATTATGCCCAATCGTTACACCAACAAGTTGCAGAATTAGGACTTAAAAAACGAATTCGATTTTTAGGATTTCGTTCCGACATTGTGCAATTGATGAGTGCCTGTGATTTAGTCGCCCATACTTCAATTGCACCTGAACCTTTTGGGCGAGTCGTTGTTGAAGCGATGCTCTGCGGATGCCCTGTGGTAGCGGCAAAAGCGGGAGGTGTAGTCGAATTAGTAGAACATGGACATACGGGTTGGCTAGTACCCCCAGGAGATTCAACTCTACTAGCAGACGTAATTACCAACTGTCGTCAGCAACCCGAGGCTACAGCCATAGTAGCGCACCAAGCACGGGGTACGGCTAGTGAACGTTTCCACCTGAACGCTATTAATCAGCAGATCCTTCAACTGCTCCAACCTCTGCTTCTATGA